The following are from one region of the Magallana gigas chromosome 6, xbMagGiga1.1, whole genome shotgun sequence genome:
- the LOC109617656 gene encoding sex peptide receptor-related protein 2-like yields the protein MPRERNHGANGRSHDERKGAQNLNVTETSNRSSSMNLALHLKSESPEVYDFNVTIYGYILPSIAFIVITVNILMIAVFAKGNFRSATHVVLIGLAAANTIQVISIIIPSIYFYDLGFAEEYVPYDWCALRNLLLTSIPKICTIWARLLTTILSIQRYIIVSFPIMARSILKVKRTIVIIAVLLCISVLFNLKPLLGYKNIKKVYLNSTVTAGKEVSGCIWQRTTDFNDNGGRALHVVEVYIPAIVMLGCTLLINYSLIKNRISRQKTMDQRIRKMIVITNIIVLVVIVDSLIEAFFKYSSFSTETPLCPFCDNRNNYFQGYMKCIRFLTFAANFIIYSLLSKQFREALKCLLCCHNNDQSKTQCSSQVKK from the exons ATGCCAAGAGAAAG AAATCATGGAGCCAATGGCAGGTCCCACGATGAAAGAAAAGGAGCACAGAATCTGAAtgtgacagaaacaagcaaccGTTCATCTAGTATGAATTTGGCTTTGCATCTGAAATCAGAGAGTCCAGAAGTGTACGACTTTAACGTTACCATATATGGGTACATACTGCCATCAATTGCTTTTATCGTCATTACAGTGAATATCTTAATGATAGCCGTTTTCGCTAAAGGAAATTTTCGTTCCGCAACTCATGTTGTATTAATAGGTTTAGCAGCAGCTAATACCATACAGGTTATTTCAATAATCATCCCCTCCATTTATTTCTACGACCTCGGATTTGCTGAAGAATATGTTCCCTACGATTGGTGTGCTTTGAGAAACCTTCTTCTAACATCTATTCCGAAAATTTGCACAATATGGGCTCGCCTGCTAACAACAATTCTCAGCATACAACGTTACATCATCGTTTCGTTTCCAATCATGGCAAGGTCAATTCTAAAGGTCAAACGCACAATTGTGATAATAGCTGTATTATTGTGTATTTccgttttatttaatttaaagccTCTTTTGGGatataagaatataaaaaaagtgTACTTAAATTCAACCGTGACAGCTGGAAAAGAAGTCTCGGGCTGTATTTGGCAAAGAACTACCGATTTTAATGACAATGGTGGACGTGCTCTCCATGTTGTCGAGGTGTATATTCCTGCTATTGTCATGTTGGGTTGTACTCTCCTTATTAACTACTCGCTGATCAAAAACAGAATTTCGCGACAAAAGACAATGGATCAGCGAATACGGAAAATGATTGTTATAACTAACATCATCGTACTGGTGGTGATTGTTGATTCATTAATTGAGGCTTTCTTTAAATATTCTTCTTTTAGTACGGAAACGCCACTATGTCCCTTTTGTGACAACAgaaacaattattttcaaggATATATGAAATGTATTCGGTTTTTAACGTTTGCtgcaaattttataatttactcGTTGTTAAGTAAGCAGTTCAGAGAAGctttgaaatgtttactttgttGTCACAACAACGATCAAAGCAAAACCCAGTGTTCATCGCAGGTTAAAAAATAA